A single window of Oreochromis aureus strain Israel breed Guangdong linkage group 5, ZZ_aureus, whole genome shotgun sequence DNA harbors:
- the mon1bb gene encoding vacuolar fusion protein MON1 homolog B isoform X2: MKVSVDIRHSVQHGDGTKPDWDGIMETANHQEGEAAAVKIGDSPLESNQPADSLAASFSLLENHMFPDPVESNGSAAVSRIEPVNSQPPDVSAEHLGLDEKPPSDQVMKLDPEKTKTECQNNASMQPADGTTEDDATDNDQSDSGEFVVTMLAKAKLEEQGIGVKGRSSPLLEAGTQESSSFTSHRDEDVTADSWRQHRKHVFVLSEAGKPIYSRYGSEEALSSTMGVMMALVSFVQSGDNIIRSVYSDEHTVVFLQKGPLVLVCVSSSRQSEQQLQGELLYVYYQIISMLTQASISRIFEHKKNYDLRRLLAGSEKILDGLLNLVDSDPSFLLSAVHCLPLASSLRDSLSQILQKAITPNLVFSILIAKNQLLTIVQEKTVIEDSRLEPADVHLLLNLIGASSAFQAGEIWTPICLPLFNPDCYFYAYISYLDPPECTVCLLLLSTDKEAFYSVAECKRKIEEAMMAQNSLSLIAKAGTYSVSQVGVSDLRHFMYKPFDVPDNYRQLTQFTSPEMEAPYSSEEEKMRLLDLYRYMHGRIHSTSRPLKLIYHVAERETLLAWVTSKFELYTCFSPLVTKACAITAITKLLRWIKKEEDRLFIRYPPKYSTTPNPSKSSRGGKSDQQDSTDNGFLSLL; the protein is encoded by the exons ATGAAAGTCAGTGTTGACATTAGACATTCAGTCCAACACGGCGACGGTACAAAACC AGACTGGGATGGTATCATGGAAACAGCCAATCATCAAGAAGGAGAGGCGGCGGCAGTGAAGATTGGTGATAGCCCTTTAGAGAGTAATCAACCTG ctgactCATTGGCAGCCTCCTTCTCCCTTTTGGAGAATCACATGTTTCCTGATCCAGTAGAGAGTAATGGGAGCGCCGCTGTTAGCAGAATCGAGCCTGTGAATTCGCAACCACCAGATGTTTCGGCAGAGCATCTCGGTTTGGATGAGAAGCCTCCTTCTGACCAAGTGATGAAGCTAGACCCcgaaaagacaaaaactgagTGCCAGAACAACGCGTCCATGCAGCCGGCTGATGGAACAACTGAGGACGATGCCACTGACAATGACCAGAGCGACTCTGGGGAATTTGTTGTAACAATGCTGGCCAAGGCCAAGCTTGAAGAACAAGGTATAGGTGTGAAGGGGAGGTCGTCCCCGCTGTTGGAGGCAGGCACGCAGGAATCTTCCTCATTTACATCTCATCGCGATGAGGATGTCACGGCTGACAGCTGGCGGCAGCACaggaaacatgtttttgtgCTAAGCGAAGCCGGTAAGCCCATTTATTCCCGATATGGCAGCGAAGAGGCTCTTTCATCGACAATGGGAGTGATGATGGCGCTGGTGTCTTTTGTCCAAAGTGGAGATAATATCATTCGCTCAGTCtactcag ACGAGCACACCGTAGTGTTCCTGCAGAAAGGGCCCCTAGTTCTGGTGTGCGTCTCCAGCAGTCGTCAGTctgagcagcagctgcagggAGAGCTCCTTTATGTCTACTATCAGATCATTAGCATGCTCACCCAGGCCAGTATATCCCGCATCTTTGAACACAAGAAAAACTACGACCTGAGGAGACTCCTGGCGGGCTCAGAAAAGATCCTGGATGGTCTCCTCAACTTGGTGGATTCTGACCCCAGCTTCCTGCTATCGGCAGTGCACTGCTTGCCTCTAGCCTCCTCTCTCAGGGACTCTCTCAGCCAGATCTTGCAGAAAGCTATCACACCCAATCTGGTTTTCTCCATCCTCATTGCCAAGAACCAGCTTCTAACCATCGTCCAAGAAAAGACCGTCATCGAGGACTCGCGGCTGGAGCCAGCTGACGTTCACCTTCTGCTTAACCTCATTGGAGCTTCCTCTGCCTTTCAGGCTGGCGAGATCTGGACCCCCATCTGCCTCCCGCTCTTTAATCCTGACTGTTACTTTTATGCATACATTTCTTACCTGGACCCTCCAGAATGCACTGTTTGTTTGCTGCTGCTCTCGACAGACAAAGAGGCTTTTTATTCTGTAGCCGAGTGCAAGAGAAAGATAGAGGAGGCTATGATGGCTCAGAACTCCCTGAGCCTCATTGCCAAAGCCGGGACATACAGTGTGAGCCAAGTGGGCGTCTCAGACCTCAGACACTTCATGTACAAGCCCTTTGATGTGCCAGACAACTACCGCCAGCTCACTCAGTTCAccag CCCAGAGATGGAGGCACCATACAGCAGtgaagaggagaaaatgagACTGCTGGATCTCTATCGTTATATGCACGGCCGCATCCACAGCACCTCACGACCCCTCAAGCTTATCTACCATGTTGCTGAGAGGGAAACTCTGCTAGCCTGG GTCACAAGTAAATTTGAGCTGTACACCTGCTTCAGCCCCCTGGTGACAAAGGCCTGTGCCATTACTGCTATCACTAAGCTTCTAAGATGGATTAAAAAGGAGGAGGACCGTCTGTTCATCAGATACCCCCCAAAGTATTCAACCACACCAAACCCCAGCAAAAGCTCTCGAGGAGGCAAATCTGACCAGCAAGACTCCACAGATAATGGCTTCTTATCTCTTCTATAG
- the glyctk gene encoding glycerate kinase isoform X2 produces the protein MARVLSLFRSQPFLHLVARRKPTFCKMSMDTRAREVFAAAVEAVQPDTVVRQSIKRKEDSVVIDGRTFTLKHNLHLVGFGKAVLGMAAEAERIVGDHLVKGVISVPHGIQQTLQQHGKDHLLLKENSRIKVIEGAKHNLPDADAQKAAEMIKHLTSELTEKDLLLVLISGGGSALLPAPIPPITLQEKLHVTRRLAGAGATIQELNTIRRALSLLKGGGLAHHAHPAQVVALILSDVIGDPLDLIASGPTVMSRVWPEEVLSILERYKLLNLLPTSVKEVLDKPNCRWKENKDESDPSGHVLNAVIGSNGVALKRAGLRARELGFLPVVLSPSVCGDVRSVSRLYGMLARFACSREEPPPDIATEVLKLGPEVGVESWDLCRTMQVLEEGRTEGWGATCLLAGGEPTVELTGKGRGGRNQELAMRVGLELRSLGLPPKGPVFLSGGTDGQDGPTEAAGAITDGGLYDEAKGQGLDIDNFLINNDSYTFFSRLSGGQRLLVPGLTCTNVMDVHMLLIPAIPINIR, from the exons ATGGCCCGTGTTCTTTCCTTGTTCCGGTCTCAGCCTTTTCTGCATCTTGTGGCGAGGAGAAAACCCACGTTCTGCAAAATGTCAATGGACACGCGGGCACGTGAAGTGTTTGCAGCTGCAGTGGAAGCCGTGCAGCCAGATACTGTGGTCCGTCAAAGTATCAAGCGCAAGGAGGACTCTGTTGTTATTGATGGTCGCACATTCACGCTCAAACACAACCTGCACTTGGTGGGCTTTGGAAAAGCTGTGCTGGGAATGGCTGCTGAGGCAGAGAGGATTGTGGGTGATCATTTAGTGAAAGGAGTCATAAGCGTGCCACATGGGATTCAGCAAACATTACAGCAGCACGGGAAAGA CCATCTGCTGCTAAAAGAAAACAGCCGCATCAAAGTAATAGAGGGAGCTAAACACAACTTGCCTGATGCTGATGCCCAGAAGGCAGCTGAGATGATCAAGCATTTAACCAGTGAGCTGACAGAGAAAGACTTGCTTCTTGTACTGATTTCAG GTGGGGGCTCTGCATTGCTACCTGCACCCATCCCGCCAATCACCTTGCAAGAAAAGCTACATGTTACCCGCAGACTTGCAGGTGCTGGTGCCACTATTCAGGAGCTGAACACCATACGTCGTGCCCTTTCGTTGTTAAAGGGTGGAGGGCTTGCACATCATGCTCACCCTGCACAG GTTGTTGCACTGATACTATCTGATGTGATTGGGGATCCTCTTGACTTGATAGCTAGTGGCCCCACAGTGATGAGTCGGGTGTGGCCTGAGGAAGTTTTGTCAATCCTTGAACGTTACAAGCTGTTAAACTTGCTTCCGACATCAGTAAAGGAAGTCCTTGACAAACCAAATTGTAGGTGGAAAGAGAATAAGGATGAATCTGATCCATCGGGACATGTTCTcaatgctgtgattggttcCAATGGTGTTGCCCTTAAACGCGCTGGTCTCCGGGCTCGAGAGCTGGGCTTCCTCCCTGTAGTCCTTTCGCCAAGTGTGTGTGGAGATGTGCGGTCTGTGTCTAGACTCTACGGCATGCTGGCCCGCTTTGCCTGTTCTCGAGAGGAACCTCCTCCTGACATCGCCACTGAGGTGTTGAAGCTGGGCCCTGAAGTTGGTGTGGAGAGCTGGGACCTCTGCCGTACAATGCAGGTTTTGGAAGAAGGGCGTACAGAGGGATGGGGTGCCACATGTCTGTTAGCTGGAGGCGAACCCACTGTGGAGCTAACAGGCAAAGGCCGAGGTGGTCGGAACCAGGAGCTGGCTATGCGAGTGGGGCTGGAACTGAGAAGCCTAGGGCTTCCGCCTAAAGGGCCAGTCTTTCTGAGTGGGGGCACTGATGGTCAGGATGGACCCACTGAGGCAGCAGGGGCGATTACTGATGGCGGTTTGTACGATGAAGCGAAAGGTCAGGGCCTGGACATCGACAACTTCCTTATCAACAATGATTCTTACACGTTTTTTTCTCGTCTTTCTGGTGGGCAGCGTTTACTCGTACCCGGCCTAACTTGCACGAATGTAATGGATGTGCACATGCTACTGATTCCAGCTATTCCTATTAACATTAGATaa
- the glyctk gene encoding glycerate kinase isoform X1 yields the protein MTFLLRSTELSMARVLSLFRSQPFLHLVARRKPTFCKMSMDTRAREVFAAAVEAVQPDTVVRQSIKRKEDSVVIDGRTFTLKHNLHLVGFGKAVLGMAAEAERIVGDHLVKGVISVPHGIQQTLQQHGKDHLLLKENSRIKVIEGAKHNLPDADAQKAAEMIKHLTSELTEKDLLLVLISGGGSALLPAPIPPITLQEKLHVTRRLAGAGATIQELNTIRRALSLLKGGGLAHHAHPAQVVALILSDVIGDPLDLIASGPTVMSRVWPEEVLSILERYKLLNLLPTSVKEVLDKPNCRWKENKDESDPSGHVLNAVIGSNGVALKRAGLRARELGFLPVVLSPSVCGDVRSVSRLYGMLARFACSREEPPPDIATEVLKLGPEVGVESWDLCRTMQVLEEGRTEGWGATCLLAGGEPTVELTGKGRGGRNQELAMRVGLELRSLGLPPKGPVFLSGGTDGQDGPTEAAGAITDGGLYDEAKGQGLDIDNFLINNDSYTFFSRLSGGQRLLVPGLTCTNVMDVHMLLIPAIPINIR from the exons AT GACATTTCTGCTCAGATCCACTGAATTATCAATGGCCCGTGTTCTTTCCTTGTTCCGGTCTCAGCCTTTTCTGCATCTTGTGGCGAGGAGAAAACCCACGTTCTGCAAAATGTCAATGGACACGCGGGCACGTGAAGTGTTTGCAGCTGCAGTGGAAGCCGTGCAGCCAGATACTGTGGTCCGTCAAAGTATCAAGCGCAAGGAGGACTCTGTTGTTATTGATGGTCGCACATTCACGCTCAAACACAACCTGCACTTGGTGGGCTTTGGAAAAGCTGTGCTGGGAATGGCTGCTGAGGCAGAGAGGATTGTGGGTGATCATTTAGTGAAAGGAGTCATAAGCGTGCCACATGGGATTCAGCAAACATTACAGCAGCACGGGAAAGA CCATCTGCTGCTAAAAGAAAACAGCCGCATCAAAGTAATAGAGGGAGCTAAACACAACTTGCCTGATGCTGATGCCCAGAAGGCAGCTGAGATGATCAAGCATTTAACCAGTGAGCTGACAGAGAAAGACTTGCTTCTTGTACTGATTTCAG GTGGGGGCTCTGCATTGCTACCTGCACCCATCCCGCCAATCACCTTGCAAGAAAAGCTACATGTTACCCGCAGACTTGCAGGTGCTGGTGCCACTATTCAGGAGCTGAACACCATACGTCGTGCCCTTTCGTTGTTAAAGGGTGGAGGGCTTGCACATCATGCTCACCCTGCACAG GTTGTTGCACTGATACTATCTGATGTGATTGGGGATCCTCTTGACTTGATAGCTAGTGGCCCCACAGTGATGAGTCGGGTGTGGCCTGAGGAAGTTTTGTCAATCCTTGAACGTTACAAGCTGTTAAACTTGCTTCCGACATCAGTAAAGGAAGTCCTTGACAAACCAAATTGTAGGTGGAAAGAGAATAAGGATGAATCTGATCCATCGGGACATGTTCTcaatgctgtgattggttcCAATGGTGTTGCCCTTAAACGCGCTGGTCTCCGGGCTCGAGAGCTGGGCTTCCTCCCTGTAGTCCTTTCGCCAAGTGTGTGTGGAGATGTGCGGTCTGTGTCTAGACTCTACGGCATGCTGGCCCGCTTTGCCTGTTCTCGAGAGGAACCTCCTCCTGACATCGCCACTGAGGTGTTGAAGCTGGGCCCTGAAGTTGGTGTGGAGAGCTGGGACCTCTGCCGTACAATGCAGGTTTTGGAAGAAGGGCGTACAGAGGGATGGGGTGCCACATGTCTGTTAGCTGGAGGCGAACCCACTGTGGAGCTAACAGGCAAAGGCCGAGGTGGTCGGAACCAGGAGCTGGCTATGCGAGTGGGGCTGGAACTGAGAAGCCTAGGGCTTCCGCCTAAAGGGCCAGTCTTTCTGAGTGGGGGCACTGATGGTCAGGATGGACCCACTGAGGCAGCAGGGGCGATTACTGATGGCGGTTTGTACGATGAAGCGAAAGGTCAGGGCCTGGACATCGACAACTTCCTTATCAACAATGATTCTTACACGTTTTTTTCTCGTCTTTCTGGTGGGCAGCGTTTACTCGTACCCGGCCTAACTTGCACGAATGTAATGGATGTGCACATGCTACTGATTCCAGCTATTCCTATTAACATTAGATaa
- the mon1bb gene encoding vacuolar fusion protein MON1 homolog B isoform X3: protein METANHQEGEAAAVKIGDSPLESNQPADSLAASFSLLENHMFPDPVESNGSAAVSRIEPVNSQPPDVSAEHLGLDEKPPSDQVMKLDPEKTKTECQNNASMQPADGTTEDDATDNDQSDSGEFVVTMLAKAKLEEQGIGVKGRSSPLLEAGTQESSSFTSHRDEDVTADSWRQHRKHVFVLSEAGKPIYSRYGSEEALSSTMGVMMALVSFVQSGDNIIRSVYSDEHTVVFLQKGPLVLVCVSSSRQSEQQLQGELLYVYYQIISMLTQASISRIFEHKKNYDLRRLLAGSEKILDGLLNLVDSDPSFLLSAVHCLPLASSLRDSLSQILQKAITPNLVFSILIAKNQLLTIVQEKTVIEDSRLEPADVHLLLNLIGASSAFQAGEIWTPICLPLFNPDCYFYAYISYLDPPECTVCLLLLSTDKEAFYSVAECKRKIEEAMMAQNSLSLIAKAGTYSVSQVGVSDLRHFMYKPFDVPDNYRQLTQFTSPEMEAPYSSEEEKMRLLDLYRYMHGRIHSTSRPLKLIYHVAERETLLAWVTSKFELYTCFSPLVTKACAITAITKLLRWIKKEEDRLFIRYPPKYSTTPNPSKSSRGGKSDQQDSTDNGFLSLL, encoded by the exons ATGGAAACAGCCAATCATCAAGAAGGAGAGGCGGCGGCAGTGAAGATTGGTGATAGCCCTTTAGAGAGTAATCAACCTG ctgactCATTGGCAGCCTCCTTCTCCCTTTTGGAGAATCACATGTTTCCTGATCCAGTAGAGAGTAATGGGAGCGCCGCTGTTAGCAGAATCGAGCCTGTGAATTCGCAACCACCAGATGTTTCGGCAGAGCATCTCGGTTTGGATGAGAAGCCTCCTTCTGACCAAGTGATGAAGCTAGACCCcgaaaagacaaaaactgagTGCCAGAACAACGCGTCCATGCAGCCGGCTGATGGAACAACTGAGGACGATGCCACTGACAATGACCAGAGCGACTCTGGGGAATTTGTTGTAACAATGCTGGCCAAGGCCAAGCTTGAAGAACAAGGTATAGGTGTGAAGGGGAGGTCGTCCCCGCTGTTGGAGGCAGGCACGCAGGAATCTTCCTCATTTACATCTCATCGCGATGAGGATGTCACGGCTGACAGCTGGCGGCAGCACaggaaacatgtttttgtgCTAAGCGAAGCCGGTAAGCCCATTTATTCCCGATATGGCAGCGAAGAGGCTCTTTCATCGACAATGGGAGTGATGATGGCGCTGGTGTCTTTTGTCCAAAGTGGAGATAATATCATTCGCTCAGTCtactcag ACGAGCACACCGTAGTGTTCCTGCAGAAAGGGCCCCTAGTTCTGGTGTGCGTCTCCAGCAGTCGTCAGTctgagcagcagctgcagggAGAGCTCCTTTATGTCTACTATCAGATCATTAGCATGCTCACCCAGGCCAGTATATCCCGCATCTTTGAACACAAGAAAAACTACGACCTGAGGAGACTCCTGGCGGGCTCAGAAAAGATCCTGGATGGTCTCCTCAACTTGGTGGATTCTGACCCCAGCTTCCTGCTATCGGCAGTGCACTGCTTGCCTCTAGCCTCCTCTCTCAGGGACTCTCTCAGCCAGATCTTGCAGAAAGCTATCACACCCAATCTGGTTTTCTCCATCCTCATTGCCAAGAACCAGCTTCTAACCATCGTCCAAGAAAAGACCGTCATCGAGGACTCGCGGCTGGAGCCAGCTGACGTTCACCTTCTGCTTAACCTCATTGGAGCTTCCTCTGCCTTTCAGGCTGGCGAGATCTGGACCCCCATCTGCCTCCCGCTCTTTAATCCTGACTGTTACTTTTATGCATACATTTCTTACCTGGACCCTCCAGAATGCACTGTTTGTTTGCTGCTGCTCTCGACAGACAAAGAGGCTTTTTATTCTGTAGCCGAGTGCAAGAGAAAGATAGAGGAGGCTATGATGGCTCAGAACTCCCTGAGCCTCATTGCCAAAGCCGGGACATACAGTGTGAGCCAAGTGGGCGTCTCAGACCTCAGACACTTCATGTACAAGCCCTTTGATGTGCCAGACAACTACCGCCAGCTCACTCAGTTCAccag CCCAGAGATGGAGGCACCATACAGCAGtgaagaggagaaaatgagACTGCTGGATCTCTATCGTTATATGCACGGCCGCATCCACAGCACCTCACGACCCCTCAAGCTTATCTACCATGTTGCTGAGAGGGAAACTCTGCTAGCCTGG GTCACAAGTAAATTTGAGCTGTACACCTGCTTCAGCCCCCTGGTGACAAAGGCCTGTGCCATTACTGCTATCACTAAGCTTCTAAGATGGATTAAAAAGGAGGAGGACCGTCTGTTCATCAGATACCCCCCAAAGTATTCAACCACACCAAACCCCAGCAAAAGCTCTCGAGGAGGCAAATCTGACCAGCAAGACTCCACAGATAATGGCTTCTTATCTCTTCTATAG
- the tcta gene encoding T-cell leukemia translocation-altered gene protein homolog: protein MEEPWDFEFLSRIADSCLSFLSEFVDDWLANDMRVSIFKILLSWLIFSLIAIHFAWKVYGNTVNDMYYRQGTGQNGGTPDTAAHTSGWEGKAGDGPKIHRD from the exons ATGGAGGAGCCGTGGGACTTTGAGTTTCTGTCCCGCATCGCTGACAGCTGCCTGTCGTTTCTCTCTGAGTTTGTAGACGACTGGCTCGCCAACGACATGAGAGTGTCCATATTCAAAATACTCCTCAGCTGGTTAATTTTTAGTCTAATCGCCATTCACTTCGCGTGGAAAGTCTACGGAAATACAGTGAACGATATGTATTACAGACAAG GGACCGGACAGAACGGAGGCACACCGGATACAGCTGCACACACGAGTGGATG GGAAGGTAAAGCAGGGGATGGTCCAAAGATTCATCGGGATTAA
- the mon1bb gene encoding vacuolar fusion protein MON1 homolog B isoform X1: MRTARHFCYEPTTREGGGAGLTDASERADWSAEVVIRDSGCRLRDWDGIMETANHQEGEAAAVKIGDSPLESNQPADSLAASFSLLENHMFPDPVESNGSAAVSRIEPVNSQPPDVSAEHLGLDEKPPSDQVMKLDPEKTKTECQNNASMQPADGTTEDDATDNDQSDSGEFVVTMLAKAKLEEQGIGVKGRSSPLLEAGTQESSSFTSHRDEDVTADSWRQHRKHVFVLSEAGKPIYSRYGSEEALSSTMGVMMALVSFVQSGDNIIRSVYSDEHTVVFLQKGPLVLVCVSSSRQSEQQLQGELLYVYYQIISMLTQASISRIFEHKKNYDLRRLLAGSEKILDGLLNLVDSDPSFLLSAVHCLPLASSLRDSLSQILQKAITPNLVFSILIAKNQLLTIVQEKTVIEDSRLEPADVHLLLNLIGASSAFQAGEIWTPICLPLFNPDCYFYAYISYLDPPECTVCLLLLSTDKEAFYSVAECKRKIEEAMMAQNSLSLIAKAGTYSVSQVGVSDLRHFMYKPFDVPDNYRQLTQFTSPEMEAPYSSEEEKMRLLDLYRYMHGRIHSTSRPLKLIYHVAERETLLAWVTSKFELYTCFSPLVTKACAITAITKLLRWIKKEEDRLFIRYPPKYSTTPNPSKSSRGGKSDQQDSTDNGFLSLL, from the exons ATGAGGACAGCAAGACA TTTCTGTTACGAGCCCACAAcgagagaggggggaggggcgggaCTAACCGACGCCAGTGAGCGCGCTGATTGGTCAGCTGAAGTTGTCATCAGAGATTCCGGATGTCGGCTTCG AGACTGGGATGGTATCATGGAAACAGCCAATCATCAAGAAGGAGAGGCGGCGGCAGTGAAGATTGGTGATAGCCCTTTAGAGAGTAATCAACCTG ctgactCATTGGCAGCCTCCTTCTCCCTTTTGGAGAATCACATGTTTCCTGATCCAGTAGAGAGTAATGGGAGCGCCGCTGTTAGCAGAATCGAGCCTGTGAATTCGCAACCACCAGATGTTTCGGCAGAGCATCTCGGTTTGGATGAGAAGCCTCCTTCTGACCAAGTGATGAAGCTAGACCCcgaaaagacaaaaactgagTGCCAGAACAACGCGTCCATGCAGCCGGCTGATGGAACAACTGAGGACGATGCCACTGACAATGACCAGAGCGACTCTGGGGAATTTGTTGTAACAATGCTGGCCAAGGCCAAGCTTGAAGAACAAGGTATAGGTGTGAAGGGGAGGTCGTCCCCGCTGTTGGAGGCAGGCACGCAGGAATCTTCCTCATTTACATCTCATCGCGATGAGGATGTCACGGCTGACAGCTGGCGGCAGCACaggaaacatgtttttgtgCTAAGCGAAGCCGGTAAGCCCATTTATTCCCGATATGGCAGCGAAGAGGCTCTTTCATCGACAATGGGAGTGATGATGGCGCTGGTGTCTTTTGTCCAAAGTGGAGATAATATCATTCGCTCAGTCtactcag ACGAGCACACCGTAGTGTTCCTGCAGAAAGGGCCCCTAGTTCTGGTGTGCGTCTCCAGCAGTCGTCAGTctgagcagcagctgcagggAGAGCTCCTTTATGTCTACTATCAGATCATTAGCATGCTCACCCAGGCCAGTATATCCCGCATCTTTGAACACAAGAAAAACTACGACCTGAGGAGACTCCTGGCGGGCTCAGAAAAGATCCTGGATGGTCTCCTCAACTTGGTGGATTCTGACCCCAGCTTCCTGCTATCGGCAGTGCACTGCTTGCCTCTAGCCTCCTCTCTCAGGGACTCTCTCAGCCAGATCTTGCAGAAAGCTATCACACCCAATCTGGTTTTCTCCATCCTCATTGCCAAGAACCAGCTTCTAACCATCGTCCAAGAAAAGACCGTCATCGAGGACTCGCGGCTGGAGCCAGCTGACGTTCACCTTCTGCTTAACCTCATTGGAGCTTCCTCTGCCTTTCAGGCTGGCGAGATCTGGACCCCCATCTGCCTCCCGCTCTTTAATCCTGACTGTTACTTTTATGCATACATTTCTTACCTGGACCCTCCAGAATGCACTGTTTGTTTGCTGCTGCTCTCGACAGACAAAGAGGCTTTTTATTCTGTAGCCGAGTGCAAGAGAAAGATAGAGGAGGCTATGATGGCTCAGAACTCCCTGAGCCTCATTGCCAAAGCCGGGACATACAGTGTGAGCCAAGTGGGCGTCTCAGACCTCAGACACTTCATGTACAAGCCCTTTGATGTGCCAGACAACTACCGCCAGCTCACTCAGTTCAccag CCCAGAGATGGAGGCACCATACAGCAGtgaagaggagaaaatgagACTGCTGGATCTCTATCGTTATATGCACGGCCGCATCCACAGCACCTCACGACCCCTCAAGCTTATCTACCATGTTGCTGAGAGGGAAACTCTGCTAGCCTGG GTCACAAGTAAATTTGAGCTGTACACCTGCTTCAGCCCCCTGGTGACAAAGGCCTGTGCCATTACTGCTATCACTAAGCTTCTAAGATGGATTAAAAAGGAGGAGGACCGTCTGTTCATCAGATACCCCCCAAAGTATTCAACCACACCAAACCCCAGCAAAAGCTCTCGAGGAGGCAAATCTGACCAGCAAGACTCCACAGATAATGGCTTCTTATCTCTTCTATAG